TCCGAGGAAGCCAGTTTAAAACGACATCTGCTGCGGGCGTGGTTGTCTGTTCCCAACAGTCGCCCTCTGGCCCCGCTCTTTGCAGATAATTATGGGAACACGGCTGCGGGCGCAATACGTGGCGGCATGCAGCCCGCCCGTTGAACCGAGATCAACGGTTGTGCGACATGGGGCATTCACCTCAAATCTTCTCTGGTGAAATCGATCTTGTTCCCAAACCGGTTTCAGCTAGAATTGGCGTCTCAGATCTCCATTCACTCCACCAGTTCAGATCTTCGATTTCATGATCCGTAATTCGCAGCCGCAAAAAAAACTCTCGAAAGATACAGATGCCCCAGGCCTGACTCTCGAGCGGATAGCCTTTGATGAGATTCATCCTGCGTTTCTGGATACACTGGATGAGACGGCCGTTCCCACAGTGACCGGATTCAAAAAAGTGGTTTATCTTGGCCTGGCGGGACTGTTCTTCGTTCTGGGAGTTCTTGGCGTAGCATTGCCCGTACTGCCAACGACACCGTTTCTGTTGTTAACCAGTTTTTTTCTGATCAGAACCTCTCCCCGCCTGAATCAGGCCTTATTACGTTCTCCCGTGCTTGGCCAAGTTTTAAAAGACTGGCAACAGGCAGGTGGTGTAAGAATGAGTGTCAAAATTCAGGCGATCACAATCGTCGTCCTGATCATTACGGCGACACTGATTTTCTCTCCGCTCTCGGTGTTTCTCAAGATCATACTGGTGCTGCTCGCCAGTATCGGTATTCTAGTCATCACGCGGCTGCCACACTTGCCTTGATCGCAATAGGCTCATAAAACAAGTTTCCATTCCGAGACGGTCTCTTTTTACTTCGGAATTGACTTTTGCATACTCAAATTGATTCCTTGCGAAATCAGGTGCATCCTCTGTCGGCATTGACTAGAATAAACCTCAAAGACTGATCACCTGATTTGAATTTCACAACAAGGAGTCCCTCATATGCAACGACGAGAATTTCTGAAAAGCAGTGTTATCGCTGGTAGTACCGCCGTATTAGCGGGAACAGCGGCGCAAGCGGCTGGAGTCGAAAAAAGTAAATCGTTCCAACTCAAATATGCACCGCATTTCGGCATGTTTAAAAATGCCGCCGGCAATGATCCCATCGACCAGCTCAATTTCGCCGCCGACCAGGGCTTTACCGCCTGGGAAGACAATGGCATGAAAAAGAAGCCTAAGGAACTGCAGCAGAAAATTGCTGATACGATGGAAAAACGCAACATGCAAATGGGCGTGTTTGTGGCTCATGGCTCCATTGGTAAAACCACCTTCGTCCGCAAAGACAAAGATGTCTGGAACTCAGTTCTGAAAGACATTCAGGATTCAGTGGAAGTCGCCAAACGCGTGAACGCGAAATGGATGACGGTCGTTCCCGGAAATGTGGATGAAAACCCGCGCAGCCGACTGGCAGAAGGTTATCAGACAGCCAATGTCATCGAACTGCTCAGACGCTGTGCCGAGATTTTTGAACCACACGGCATGGTCATGGTTTTAGAGCCACTCAACTGGTACGCCAACCACGGCGGAACCTTTTTACAAGGCTCTCCCCAGGCATATGCCATCTGCAAAGCCGTTAACAGCCCGGCCTGTAAGATCCTGTTTGATATTTATCATCAGCAGATCACCGAAGGCAACCTGATTGTCAATATCGACAATTGCTGGGACGAAATTGGTTACTTCCAGTCCGGCGATAATCCAGGACGCAAAGAACCAGGAACCGGTGAAATCAACTACTTGAACGTGTTCAAGCACATTCATTCCAAAGACTTCGATGGTGTGATTGGAATGGAACACGGCAATTCCAAGCCCGGAAAAGAGGGCGACATGGCCGTAATTGAAGCGTACAGAGAGGTCGACCAGTTTTAATATGACAGACAAAAAAGCAAAAAACGTACTAGGCACTGAGCTTGAAGTCTGTTCGCTGGAACCAGTGACCGGGTTCTATCGGGATGGGTGCTGCAATACCGGCGGGTCCGATATGGGCCTGCATACGGTTTGTACTCAAGTCACAGAGGAATTCCTGGAATTCTCTAAAGAACGCGGCAACGATTTAAGTACGCCGCATCCTCTGTTTGATTTCCCCGGCCTGAAACCCGGCGATCGCTGGTGCCTGTGTGTCGAGCGCTGGAAAGAAGCGTTGGAAGCAGGGATGGCGCCGCGTGTGAAACTGGAATCCTGTCACATTTCGACTCTTGAATTTGTCGACCTGGAAGACCTGCAGCAATACGCGATTTAACATTCTTAGTTAGCGAAAAAAGAAAAACACGGAGCCACGTCTTTCGCGGCTCCGTGTTTTTTTGTGATGGTCGTTTTCACTCATCTTCCGCTGATTATTTTGCTTTCAGCATGAAAATTTCACTGAAGGAAGACGACAGAAACATTTCACCGTTCGGACCTTCACCGAAGGTCATCACAGGAATGCTGGGGGATTCAATCACGTGGTTGGCGGTGACTTTCTTATTCTCGACATCATACTTTAAAGCCCAGAATTTTCCGGAAACATAGTCGCCATAAATGTAAGACCCCACGATGACCGGAATCGTTTTGCCACGATATACTGACCCGCCGGTAATCGACTTGCCGACATTGTGATCATACTCCCAGATGGGTTCAATTAAATGCTCGCGGGCTTCGACGCCGTTCGGACCGAAAGGATGTTTTCCTTCCCGTACTGACCAGCCATAGTTTCCGCCTTTGACGACGATGTCGATTTCTTCCCAGATGCCCTGCCCGACTTCACCGGCCCACAACAGGCCGGTTTTGGAATCGAAGGCGATTCGCCAGGGATTGCGGAATCCATAAGCCCAGATTTCTTTACGGGCCGTTTTGATTTCAGCGCTTTTCCCTTCCACGAACGGGTTGTCCTTGGGAATGGCATAGTTCAATCCCGGATCTTTATGATCGACATCAATCCGACAAACTGTTCCCAAAACCGTAGTCAAATTTTGACCATTCTTAAACACATCGTTTCCACCTCCCCCATCACCAAAGGCAATGTAGAGTTTTCCATCTTTGCCAAATGCCAGCGTTCCGCCGTTATGGTTCCAGGCAGGCTGTTTGACACGCATCAGAACTTCTTCCGAATCAGCGAGTGCTTTGTTCGGATTATCCTTTGACACGCGAAAGCGGGAAATGATCGACGTATTCTGAGGCTTATCCGCCGTACTGTAATATATAAAGAACTCGCCGTTCTGTTTATAATTTGGATGAAACGCAAATCCCAACAGGCCCTCTTCGTTCTGTTTATCGTTGTAGACCACCCGGTCAGAGATATCGAGGAACAGTTTGCCTTCTTCCAGATCTTCATCATCAGGAGTATTAGGAACTGCGTAGATTTTTCCTTTTTGCGATGCGATAAACAGCTGGTCTGAACCATCGCCCGCATGCGTAATCACAATTGGACGATCAATTTTCAGATAAGGAAATACTTTGACAATTTTCACCGGTGCCGGCGACGTATCGACTTTGTCTGCAGCCGATAATTGCTGGGTGACGGCAAGCAATACGATGGACAACAGCAAGGGGATCGTTTTCATAAGATGTCTTCTTTGCAAGGGATTGATTTTACGGGTGGGAAAAACAGTAAGCGTTAATCACAAGAATAGAGAAAACCGCCTGTCAACGCTACTGACCGAACAGTCAACTTTGATGCGTCTTTCAGAAAAACCGACTCATTTTTTCAGAATCAAAACAGGCCGACACCAGTCGACCAGATCCTGGATATCAGCATTCTTTCCGAACTCAACTTTCAATACCAGTTCACGGGCACCGCTGAGATCAATGCGTGGCACAGTGGTCGCGGACATCTGTTTTGTTCCCCGGACCGTCTGCTGATAAACAACACGCTGATCGACGAGGACGGAGACGTCCACATTTCCGTTGCCATTTGTGGAATCATCAATTCCGACTTCTGTCTGAAACGCTTTGTATTTTCCATCCAGTGCATAGTGTAATTCCGCGGCGCTATGTACTCCCAGTCCGGTGGCATACTCTCTGTCTCCCACACGCAAGGGACCTGCGACCACATTGCGATTACGACGCCAGCCCCACTGTTGGTTGAAATACGGCGTAAATTGATATTCGCTCGGCTCAAGTTGCGCTAGAGGAACGACCAGTCCTCCTAATGGCGTAATGGAAACAACTTGATCCAGCTTACATTTTAACTCTGCACCAAATAAGGTTTTCGCAGCAATCATACTCTTGTTCAAGACCAGGGAAGATACACTCAAACGCGTACCATCAGTTAGCTCAATTCGATATCGTAACTCGTTCGGCTGCGGAAAATTGATGAGCTCCGGATTAAAACAGAAATAGGCAATTCCGGATCGAGGGACTGCCGTTTCGCCGGCATTCGAATCAAAACGAAATGTGCGCGCATCAAATCCTAGAAATTCCCCTTCCAGAAAATCCCCGTTTTTCAAATAAAACAGATCTGATTTTTTTTTGAGCTGAGCAATTTTTCGAATTAATTGTACCTGAGATTTTTGAAACGCGGGCCATTGAAAAAAAACCGCCTGAATCGTTTCCAGGGGAATTTTCCATTTATCCACTTCCGGACAGGAATTCAGACGCACAAGTATAGATTCCTCTTCCGAGTACAAGATCTCGGCATGAATGCGATCATCGTTCGCCAGAATGACAAGTCCTCCCCGAGGCGAATTGGCTTGCGGTTTCCCCAGCGTAACCCGGATGACCTCAGCAGCGGGAACGGTATGAATTGCAGTTTCTGTCTGGAACTGAAATTGATTCTGGTCGATTTGCAACAACGTCCCCTGTAGAACCGTACCATTTGTCTGTTCAAGAACTTCGGCAGCGACGAAACGATCCATACCGCAGAACAGGAAGCAGATCAGAAACAGTTGGAAAGACAAACGCATTACACACCGCACGATGAAGATACAAAGGAATCGAAGAAACTCAGCGCTGAAAGATGGGGATATTATTTCGAGGGATCTGCAAAACAATACAAGACATGGCAGTACTGTATTCAACACAGTTTGCACTGCCCGGTCTCCAACTGCCACTTGTCATCTGACCGGCGACCAGTTCTTCCCGGATTGCGGTATACCAGTCATCCCAATACCCGGCACCAGCCTGCCACATTGCCTGAACAGCATAATATTGGCCATAGTAGTAATGGCTGCCCCTGAAATATCGTTGATTGGGAAGATGCCGCATTAAATAACCGAGCCCGTTTTGGATTTCCGCACCTTCATAAATCCCGGCGCTATATAA
This genomic interval from Gimesia alba contains the following:
- a CDS encoding NPCBM/NEW2 domain-containing protein — protein: MRLSFQLFLICFLFCGMDRFVAAEVLEQTNGTVLQGTLLQIDQNQFQFQTETAIHTVPAAEVIRVTLGKPQANSPRGGLVILANDDRIHAEILYSEEESILVRLNSCPEVDKWKIPLETIQAVFFQWPAFQKSQVQLIRKIAQLKKKSDLFYLKNGDFLEGEFLGFDARTFRFDSNAGETAVPRSGIAYFCFNPELINFPQPNELRYRIELTDGTRLSVSSLVLNKSMIAAKTLFGAELKCKLDQVVSITPLGGLVVPLAQLEPSEYQFTPYFNQQWGWRRNRNVVAGPLRVGDREYATGLGVHSAAELHYALDGKYKAFQTEVGIDDSTNGNGNVDVSVLVDQRVVYQQTVRGTKQMSATTVPRIDLSGARELVLKVEFGKNADIQDLVDWCRPVLILKK
- a CDS encoding DUF2237 family protein; its protein translation is MTDKKAKNVLGTELEVCSLEPVTGFYRDGCCNTGGSDMGLHTVCTQVTEEFLEFSKERGNDLSTPHPLFDFPGLKPGDRWCLCVERWKEALEAGMAPRVKLESCHISTLEFVDLEDLQQYAI
- a CDS encoding YbaN family protein; this translates as MIRNSQPQKKLSKDTDAPGLTLERIAFDEIHPAFLDTLDETAVPTVTGFKKVVYLGLAGLFFVLGVLGVALPVLPTTPFLLLTSFFLIRTSPRLNQALLRSPVLGQVLKDWQQAGGVRMSVKIQAITIVVLIITATLIFSPLSVFLKIILVLLASIGILVITRLPHLP
- a CDS encoding TIM barrel protein, which encodes MQRREFLKSSVIAGSTAVLAGTAAQAAGVEKSKSFQLKYAPHFGMFKNAAGNDPIDQLNFAADQGFTAWEDNGMKKKPKELQQKIADTMEKRNMQMGVFVAHGSIGKTTFVRKDKDVWNSVLKDIQDSVEVAKRVNAKWMTVVPGNVDENPRSRLAEGYQTANVIELLRRCAEIFEPHGMVMVLEPLNWYANHGGTFLQGSPQAYAICKAVNSPACKILFDIYHQQITEGNLIVNIDNCWDEIGYFQSGDNPGRKEPGTGEINYLNVFKHIHSKDFDGVIGMEHGNSKPGKEGDMAVIEAYREVDQF
- a CDS encoding PQQ-dependent sugar dehydrogenase, with the protein product MKTIPLLLSIVLLAVTQQLSAADKVDTSPAPVKIVKVFPYLKIDRPIVITHAGDGSDQLFIASQKGKIYAVPNTPDDEDLEEGKLFLDISDRVVYNDKQNEEGLLGFAFHPNYKQNGEFFIYYSTADKPQNTSIISRFRVSKDNPNKALADSEEVLMRVKQPAWNHNGGTLAFGKDGKLYIAFGDGGGGNDVFKNGQNLTTVLGTVCRIDVDHKDPGLNYAIPKDNPFVEGKSAEIKTARKEIWAYGFRNPWRIAFDSKTGLLWAGEVGQGIWEEIDIVVKGGNYGWSVREGKHPFGPNGVEAREHLIEPIWEYDHNVGKSITGGSVYRGKTIPVIVGSYIYGDYVSGKFWALKYDVENKKVTANHVIESPSIPVMTFGEGPNGEMFLSSSFSEIFMLKAK